DNA from Helicoverpa zea isolate HzStark_Cry1AcR chromosome 22, ilHelZeax1.1, whole genome shotgun sequence:
TCATAATTacagatgaaataaaaataaactttctacAACACAATTGTTATAGAAAAGTCAGCCTCGGTGGACTGTTACCGCTCACCCTCTTCATACAAATTCGACCATTTATAAAAACCTTCCAAGTAAACTTCACGTTCGAGTATGTTTTCCTAAATTAGACATTTTAATCACTTCAATAActcaataataaacattatggCTTAAAAATAAGTCACTTTTAGCGTATagtataatgttattaaaagcAACATCTATTTGGTGGacgacatttatttttacaaaatatttgtgataacaataaaatgttgtgAACGGAACGTTATTCTCGAACGCGTCCAATAGTCAGCTGATCGAGCGCAGCGCCATTTTGTCGCCGGCCGAACAAGATCGAAGTTATTGCTCCTCGTTAAAAATCGCAAATTGTTTCAAAGTTGAGTGTGTCTTTTCGGTTCCTTGTGGATTTTGGTAAGTAAAACCTAAGTAATTCATTACTTTACTTTATATGTTAGAATTGTAAGTAATTAATCTATTTTCAATTGCAACTTcaacataacctcaaaatacTGCTTGGTATGAAACAAATTGCCAGAAAAATCCACTCGGTGGACATCTTTTTGGTGGGCCGTGTGTCCACCAAAAAGACGAATGTCTACcgaatggatttttttttttttttgctttgttcGACCGGGTTCTGCATGCGGGCTTTAACAGTAAAACTAGATATTTcactgcataattaaaatattgtcttcGGAAAGCGGTttgatacatacaaatatttactagatacttgtttgtttttttgcaatttggGTTTCTAAATTGGGTGATTAAGCAGGTATAAGCAAACATTTTAATCGCATTTGGATATCATTATCAGGATGAAATCTGATGATTTTTAACATCTGGTGGTTGACTTCAATGTGAGATATTCGTGTTTTGCTTTATCAATAAATCTTTCTTTTTGCTTTGCTCAAGCTCGTTCTCTTTTATACACAGGCAATGGTTAGAACTAGAAATAAATTGagtgaagaagaaaagaaaaagaaacgaCGCGAGCAAAAGAAGTTAAGTATGAGGAGAGCAAgagaaaaaatgaagaaagaccCAGTAGCGTTAGAAGAAAAGCGGAAGAAAGATAGAGAGTACTACTATAGGAAAAAATCGCAAGGGGAAATTAAGACAATAAATGATTTATCAGAGAGACAGCAGAGACAATTAAGAAACAAATGGAGAAAGGATGCAAAATTACGTAGAGACAGACTGAAGTTACAAAGAGAAACGGCACGATTCACAGATGAAACCCCTCCAACAAGTTCAGCTAATTCATTGACATCAAAATCAACTTCCCGGGCTGCAGCAGGCCGGGCTGTAGCTGCGAAAAATAAACGTCGACTTAAATTAGAAAATCTCATGCTAAAATCTAAACTGAAGATTGTAGAAAACAAGCTGTCTAAGTACAAAATGCGCTTAAGTAGATTACAGAACaagaagaaaaacaaagaaagaaaaaataaaacgaaggTAGTGAAAGAAGATTTGAGTGACGCAGTTCAAAGATTTTTACTGAGTGACGAATCAAGTCGTACCACAGCTGGAAAAAAAGAAACTATTACCAGATTTAAACAGAAGAAACAGATCCGGTTCCTCAATGATTCTCTTCTCAATCTGCACAAAAAATTTGTGACTCAGATGAATTTACATACGTCGTATAAAACTTTTTGCCGATATAGGCCGTTTTGGGTCTTGAATCCAAAAGTTACAGCACGTGAGACTTGTTTGTGTGCAACACATACCAACATGGAGTtgataataaaatcattaaaaaatgcCCGTATGATCAATGAAAACTCTGCAATGGCAGTGTGTAAATCCATTTGTTGTGAAGACATGAAAGAAAACTGTCTGGAA
Protein-coding regions in this window:
- the LOC124641410 gene encoding uncharacterized protein LOC124641410 — translated: MVRTRNKLSEEEKKKKRREQKKLSMRRAREKMKKDPVALEEKRKKDREYYYRKKSQGEIKTINDLSERQQRQLRNKWRKDAKLRRDRLKLQRETARFTDETPPTSSANSLTSKSTSRAAAGRAVAAKNKRRLKLENLMLKSKLKIVENKLSKYKMRLSRLQNKKKNKERKNKTKVVKEDLSDAVQRFLLSDESSRTTAGKKETITRFKQKKQIRFLNDSLLNLHKKFVTQMNLHTSYKTFCRYRPFWVLNPKVTARETCLCATHTNMELIIKSLKNARMINENSAMAVCKSICCEDMKENCLERKCLICRHKKITFNQFTPTDTIKYERWVTKKVMQTIKGHEKLCQKTIKETVNTSKRQLMNHLLDNIERFMKHTCNMLHQFRVIKNIKINMSACEGLLHIDFSENYNCKYSSEIQSAHFGGSKDQISLHTGVFYYADENTEEKRIVTKSFCTVSEYLNHSPTYICAHLKPIIAMIKTLVPNLKRLHVLSDGPSTQYKNKTMFHLIAAYLAEETGK